Proteins encoded by one window of Ignavibacteriota bacterium:
- a CDS encoding type II toxin-antitoxin system PemK/MazF family toxin, whose protein sequence is MNIERGQIWLINFNPTQGHEQSGIRPALILSTNQFNNSKADKVIAIPLTSKNKGIPLDVYLMPPDGGITKDSFIKCEDIRSLAKSRLVELWGHISNEKLEEVEKKVKLLLGFIK, encoded by the coding sequence ATGAATATTGAGCGTGGTCAAATCTGGTTAATCAATTTTAATCCCACACAAGGACACGAGCAGTCGGGAATCAGACCTGCCCTGATATTATCCACAAACCAATTTAATAACAGCAAAGCGGATAAAGTGATTGCAATACCTCTGACAAGTAAGAATAAAGGTATCCCTCTTGATGTTTATCTTATGCCACCTGATGGAGGTATAACAAAAGACAGTTTCATCAAGTGCGAAGATATAAGGTCTCTTGCAAAGTCAAGACTTGTCGAGCTTTGGGGTCATATTTCAAATGAAAAACTCGAAGAAGTGGAGAAAAAAGTAAAATTGTTACTTGGATTTATAAAATAA